Proteins co-encoded in one Malus sylvestris chromosome 9, drMalSylv7.2, whole genome shotgun sequence genomic window:
- the LOC126582590 gene encoding receptor-like serine/threonine-protein kinase SD1-8 isoform X1: protein MNTKPNSKFSLSVILLCAFLESHVSFAADTISENHSLSGDQTVVSAGGMFELGFFKPGQLSNYYIGIWYSKQVVSEMTIVWVANREIPVSDRFSSALTILDGNLVLLNMSKNPVWSTDLNSTTSSGSVQAVLLDSGNLVLIAGSSNNTSEPLWQSFDHPTHTLLPGGKLGFNKITNHTQILTSWKSLEDPAPGLYSLELAPDESNSYILLWNRSRQYWTTGPWNESSHNFNLIPEMSIVNIWDYTIFNYSYVTNENESYFTYSPKNPKIVSRYSMSASGQIQILKMENSKQWKLVWSQPRQCDVYASCGAFSSCKPTSLNYCKCLKGFVPNRQSDWDLQIYSGGCSRRTSVKCGNATGDGFLKVNSKSLPDNRQYEGALSIESCRSACLNECQCTAYNYGSGNGCSLWHGDVLNLHEVEANEGDRSTLYIRAAASDIKEKRVIKPSLLIAIVSTITGLIVVVFGCFLWKKTTGKKREQKKNHNESKSKIDVGGGGGRDDAELPIFGLRAVVAATNNFAEANKLGEGGFGPVYKGILSENQEVGIKRLSKKSGQGHEEFMNELKLIAKLQHTNLVRLLGCCLEDEEMILIYEYMPNRSLDKLLFDASEKIELNWGRRFRIIEGIAQGVLYIHKYSRLKIIHRDLKASNILLDEALNPKISDFGMARIFGINQTEANTNRVVGTYGYMSPEYARYGHFSEKLDVFSFGVLLLEIVSGKKNAAFYRFEHSPTLAGWAWELWKEGRGMEVIDESIRETCHLDEALRCIHVGFLCVQEAPADRPTMSSVIHMLQGNESTSLPPSKEPAFSTHRNSSHVRFSQTPTIYSHNAVTMSLPEGR from the exons ATGAATACCAAACCAAACTCAAAGTTCTCGTTATCCGTTATTTTATTATGTGCATTTCTCGAGTCCCATGTTTCCTTTGCAGCTGACACCATTAGCGAAAACCACTCTCTCTCGGGCGATCAAACCGTTGTCTCTGCAGGTGGGATGTTTGAGCTAGGTTTCTTCAAACCAGGTCAGCTTTCAAACTACTATATAGGCATATGGTACTCCAAGCAAGTAGTATCTGAGATGACTATTGTTTGGGTAGCAAATAGGGAAATACCAGTATCTGATAGATTTTCTTCTGCGTTGACCATCTTAGATGGTAATTTAGTTCTCTTGAACATGTCCAAAAACCCGGTTTGGTCAACAGATTTAAACTCCACCACCAGTTCTGGTTCTGTACAAGCAGTTCTTTTGGATAGCGGAAACCTTGTCTTGATAGCCGGCTCTAGTAATAATACATCAGAGCCTTTATGGCAAAGCTTTGATCATCCAACCCATACTTTGCTACCAGGAGGTAAACTTGGATTCAACAAAATTACCAATCATACCCAGATTCTCACTTCATGGAAGAGTTTGGAGGATCCTGCACCAGGTCTTTACTCTCTTGAGCTAGCTCCGGATGAAAGCAATTCATATATCTTATTGTGGAATAGGTCTAGACAGTATTGGACCACCGGACCATGGAATGAAAGTTCGCATAATTTCAACCTGATTCCTGAAATGAGTATAGTTAATATCTGGGACTATACTATCTTCAATTATAGTTATGTTACAAATGAGAACGaaagttatttcacatattctCCTAAGAATCCTAAAATTGTATCTCGATACTCGATGTCTGCCTCGGGACAGATTCAAATACTAAAGATGGAGAATTCCAAGCAGTGGAAATTGGTTTGGTCTCAACCAAGACAGTGTGATGTTTATGCTTCTTGTGGGGCTTTCTCCAGTTGCAAACCCACATCCTTGAACTACTGCAAATGTTTGAAAGGCTTTGTGCCAAACCGGCAGAGTGATTGGGACTTGCAGATTTATTCTGGTGGATGTTCAAGAAGAACCAGTGTGAAGTGTGGGAATGCTACGGGAGACGGGTTTCTAAAAGTAAATAGCAAGTCATTGCCTGATAATAGACAATATGAAGGTGCTCTTAGTATCGAAAGTTGTAGATCAGCCTGCTTAAATGAATGCCAGTGCACTGCTTATAATTATGGCAGCGGCAATGGATGTTCACTCTGGCATGGAGATGTCTTGAATCTGCATGAAGTTGAAGCAAATGAAGGTGATAGAAGTACTTTATACATCAGAGCTGCAGCTTCTGACATCAAGGAAAAAC GTGTAATTAAGCCGTCCCTTTTGATTGCAATAGTCTCAACAATCACTGGTTTAATTGTTGTCGTTTTTGGCTGTTTCTTATGGAAGAAAACTACGGGAAAGAAAAG AGAGCAAAAGAAGAACCATAATGAGAGTAAAAGTAAAATTGATgttggaggtggaggtggaaggGATGATGCAGAACTACCGATCTTCGGTTTAAGGGCTGTAGTAGCTGCTACAAACAACTTTGCTGAAGCTAATAAACTCGGGGAGGGAGGATTTGGCCCTGTTTACAAG GGAATTCTGTCTGAAAATCAAGAAGTAGGCATTAAAAGGTTATCAAAAAAGTCAGGCCAAGGACACGAGGAGTTCATGAATGAGTTAAAACTTATTGCCAAGCTGCAACATACCAATCTCGTTAGGCTCTTGGGTTGCTGtcttgaagatgaggaaatGATATTGATCTACGAGTACATGCCCAATCGGAGCTTAGACAAACTTTTATTTG ATGCATCtgaaaaaattgaattaaattggGGAAGACGTTTTCGAATTATAGAAGGCATTGCTCAAGGAGTACTTTATATCCACAAGTACTCGAGATTGAAAATCATCCACAGGGACCTAAAAGCAAGTAACATATTGTTGGATGAAGCCTTGAATCCCAAAATTTCAGACTTTGGAATGGCAAGGATTTTCGGGATAAATCAGACTGAAGCAAATACAAATAGGGTTGTTGGCACATA CGGCTATATGTCACCCGAGTATGCAAGATATGGTCATTTTTCTGAGAAATTAGATGTATTCAGCTTCGGAGTGTTGTTGTTGGAGATTGTGAGCGGAAAGAAGAATGCTGCTTTTTATCGCTTTGAACATTCACCAACTCTTGCTGGATGG GCATGGGAGTTGTggaaagaaggaagaggaatggAGGTGATTGATGAATCAATAAGGGAAACATGCCATCTCGATGAAGCTTTGAGGTGTATCCAtgtagggtttttgtgtgttcaaGAAGCTCCAGCTGATCGACCAACAATGTCTTCGGTAATTCATATGCTGCAGGGCAATGAATCTACATCTCTTCCAC
- the LOC126582590 gene encoding receptor-like serine/threonine-protein kinase SD1-8 isoform X2 has translation MNTKPNSKFSLSVILLCAFLESHVSFAADTISENHSLSGDQTVVSAGGMFELGFFKPGQLSNYYIGIWYSKQVVSEMTIVWVANREIPVSDRFSSALTILDGNLVLLNMSKNPVWSTDLNSTTSSGSVQAVLLDSGNLVLIAGSSNNTSEPLWQSFDHPTHTLLPGGKLGFNKITNHTQILTSWKSLEDPAPGLYSLELAPDESNSYILLWNRSRQYWTTGPWNESSHNFNLIPEMSIVNIWDYTIFNYSYVTNENESYFTYSPKNPKIVSRYSMSASGQIQILKMENSKQWKLVWSQPRQCDVYASCGAFSSCKPTSLNYCKCLKGFVPNRQSDWDLQIYSGGCSRRTSVKCGNATGDGFLKVNSKSLPDNRQYEGALSIESCRSACLNECQCTAYNYGSGNGCSLWHGDVLNLHEVEANEGDRSTLYIRAAASDIKEKRVIKPSLLIAIVSTITGLIVVVFGCFLWKKTTGKKREQKKNHNESKSKIDVGGGGGRDDAELPIFGLRAVVAATNNFAEANKLGEGGFGPVYKGILSENQEVGIKRLSKKSGQGHEEFMNELKLIAKLQHTNLVRLLGCCLEDEEMILIYEYMPNRSLDKLLFDASEKIELNWGRRFRIIEGIAQGVLYIHKYSRLKIIHRDLKASNILLDEALNPKISDFGMARIFGINQTEANTNRVVGTYGYMSPEYARYGHFSEKLDVFSFGVLLLEIVSGKKNAAFYRFEHSPTLAGWAWELWKEGRGMEVIDESIRETCHLDEALRCIHVGFLCVQEAPADRPTMSSVIHMLQGNESTSLPPSKELAFSTHRNSNHVRSSEMPTIFSHNSVTMSLPECR, from the exons ATGAATACCAAACCAAACTCAAAGTTCTCGTTATCCGTTATTTTATTATGTGCATTTCTCGAGTCCCATGTTTCCTTTGCAGCTGACACCATTAGCGAAAACCACTCTCTCTCGGGCGATCAAACCGTTGTCTCTGCAGGTGGGATGTTTGAGCTAGGTTTCTTCAAACCAGGTCAGCTTTCAAACTACTATATAGGCATATGGTACTCCAAGCAAGTAGTATCTGAGATGACTATTGTTTGGGTAGCAAATAGGGAAATACCAGTATCTGATAGATTTTCTTCTGCGTTGACCATCTTAGATGGTAATTTAGTTCTCTTGAACATGTCCAAAAACCCGGTTTGGTCAACAGATTTAAACTCCACCACCAGTTCTGGTTCTGTACAAGCAGTTCTTTTGGATAGCGGAAACCTTGTCTTGATAGCCGGCTCTAGTAATAATACATCAGAGCCTTTATGGCAAAGCTTTGATCATCCAACCCATACTTTGCTACCAGGAGGTAAACTTGGATTCAACAAAATTACCAATCATACCCAGATTCTCACTTCATGGAAGAGTTTGGAGGATCCTGCACCAGGTCTTTACTCTCTTGAGCTAGCTCCGGATGAAAGCAATTCATATATCTTATTGTGGAATAGGTCTAGACAGTATTGGACCACCGGACCATGGAATGAAAGTTCGCATAATTTCAACCTGATTCCTGAAATGAGTATAGTTAATATCTGGGACTATACTATCTTCAATTATAGTTATGTTACAAATGAGAACGaaagttatttcacatattctCCTAAGAATCCTAAAATTGTATCTCGATACTCGATGTCTGCCTCGGGACAGATTCAAATACTAAAGATGGAGAATTCCAAGCAGTGGAAATTGGTTTGGTCTCAACCAAGACAGTGTGATGTTTATGCTTCTTGTGGGGCTTTCTCCAGTTGCAAACCCACATCCTTGAACTACTGCAAATGTTTGAAAGGCTTTGTGCCAAACCGGCAGAGTGATTGGGACTTGCAGATTTATTCTGGTGGATGTTCAAGAAGAACCAGTGTGAAGTGTGGGAATGCTACGGGAGACGGGTTTCTAAAAGTAAATAGCAAGTCATTGCCTGATAATAGACAATATGAAGGTGCTCTTAGTATCGAAAGTTGTAGATCAGCCTGCTTAAATGAATGCCAGTGCACTGCTTATAATTATGGCAGCGGCAATGGATGTTCACTCTGGCATGGAGATGTCTTGAATCTGCATGAAGTTGAAGCAAATGAAGGTGATAGAAGTACTTTATACATCAGAGCTGCAGCTTCTGACATCAAGGAAAAAC GTGTAATTAAGCCGTCCCTTTTGATTGCAATAGTCTCAACAATCACTGGTTTAATTGTTGTCGTTTTTGGCTGTTTCTTATGGAAGAAAACTACGGGAAAGAAAAG AGAGCAAAAGAAGAACCATAATGAGAGTAAAAGTAAAATTGATgttggaggtggaggtggaaggGATGATGCAGAACTACCGATCTTCGGTTTAAGGGCTGTAGTAGCTGCTACAAACAACTTTGCTGAAGCTAATAAACTCGGGGAGGGAGGATTTGGCCCTGTTTACAAG GGAATTCTGTCTGAAAATCAAGAAGTAGGCATTAAAAGGTTATCAAAAAAGTCAGGCCAAGGACACGAGGAGTTCATGAATGAGTTAAAACTTATTGCCAAGCTGCAACATACCAATCTCGTTAGGCTCTTGGGTTGCTGtcttgaagatgaggaaatGATATTGATCTACGAGTACATGCCCAATCGGAGCTTAGACAAACTTTTATTTG ATGCATCtgaaaaaattgaattaaattggGGAAGACGTTTTCGAATTATAGAAGGCATTGCTCAAGGAGTACTTTATATCCACAAGTACTCGAGATTGAAAATCATCCACAGGGACCTAAAAGCAAGTAACATATTGTTGGATGAAGCCTTGAATCCCAAAATTTCAGACTTTGGAATGGCAAGGATTTTCGGGATAAATCAGACTGAAGCAAATACAAATAGGGTTGTTGGCACATA CGGCTATATGTCACCCGAGTATGCAAGATATGGTCATTTTTCTGAGAAATTAGATGTATTCAGCTTCGGAGTGTTGTTGTTGGAGATTGTGAGCGGAAAGAAGAATGCTGCTTTTTATCGCTTTGAACATTCACCAACTCTTGCTGGATGG GCATGGGAGTTGTggaaagaaggaagaggaatggAGGTGATTGATGAATCAATAAGGGAAACATGCCATCTCGATGAAGCTTTGAGGTGTATCCAtgtagggtttttgtgtgttcaaGAAGCTCCAGCTGATCGACCAACAATGTCTTCGGTAATTCATATGCTGCAGGGCAATGAATCTACATCTCTTCCACCTTCCAAAGAACTTGCCTTTTCAACACACAGAAATTCCAATCATGTTCGCTCTTCTGAAATGCCTACCATTTTTTCTCACAACTCAGTCACCATGAGTTTGCCAGAAT
- the LOC126582590 gene encoding receptor-like serine/threonine-protein kinase SD1-8 isoform X4: protein MNTKPNSKFSLSVILLCAFLESHVSFAADTISENHSLSGDQTVVSAGGMFELGFFKPGQLSNYYIGIWYSKQVVSEMTIVWVANREIPVSDRFSSALTILDGNLVLLNMSKNPVWSTDLNSTTSSGSVQAVLLDSGNLVLIAGSSNNTSEPLWQSFDHPTHTLLPGGKLGFNKITNHTQILTSWKSLEDPAPGLYSLELAPDESNSYILLWNRSRQYWTTGPWNESSHNFNLIPEMSIVNIWDYTIFNYSYVTNENESYFTYSPKNPKIVSRYSMSASGQIQILKMENSKQWKLVWSQPRQCDVYASCGAFSSCKPTSLNYCKCLKGFVPNRQSDWDLQIYSGGCSRRTSVKCGNATGDGFLKVNSKSLPDNRQYEGALSIESCRSACLNECQCTAYNYGSGNGCSLWHGDVLNLHEVEANEGDRSTLYIRAAASDIKEKRVIKPSLLIAIVSTITGLIVVVFGCFLWKKTTGKKREQKKNHNESKSKIDVGGGGGRDDAELPIFGLRAVVAATNNFAEANKLGEGGFGPVYKGILSENQEVGIKRLSKKSGQGHEEFMNELKLIAKLQHTNLVRLLGCCLEDEEMILIYEYMPNRSLDKLLFDASEKIELNWGRRFRIIEGIAQGVLYIHKYSRLKIIHRDLKASNILLDEALNPKISDFGMARIFGINQTEANTNRVVGTYGYMSPEYARYGHFSEKLDVFSFGVLLLEIVSGKKNAAFYRFEHSPTLAGWAWELWKKEEEWR from the exons ATGAATACCAAACCAAACTCAAAGTTCTCGTTATCCGTTATTTTATTATGTGCATTTCTCGAGTCCCATGTTTCCTTTGCAGCTGACACCATTAGCGAAAACCACTCTCTCTCGGGCGATCAAACCGTTGTCTCTGCAGGTGGGATGTTTGAGCTAGGTTTCTTCAAACCAGGTCAGCTTTCAAACTACTATATAGGCATATGGTACTCCAAGCAAGTAGTATCTGAGATGACTATTGTTTGGGTAGCAAATAGGGAAATACCAGTATCTGATAGATTTTCTTCTGCGTTGACCATCTTAGATGGTAATTTAGTTCTCTTGAACATGTCCAAAAACCCGGTTTGGTCAACAGATTTAAACTCCACCACCAGTTCTGGTTCTGTACAAGCAGTTCTTTTGGATAGCGGAAACCTTGTCTTGATAGCCGGCTCTAGTAATAATACATCAGAGCCTTTATGGCAAAGCTTTGATCATCCAACCCATACTTTGCTACCAGGAGGTAAACTTGGATTCAACAAAATTACCAATCATACCCAGATTCTCACTTCATGGAAGAGTTTGGAGGATCCTGCACCAGGTCTTTACTCTCTTGAGCTAGCTCCGGATGAAAGCAATTCATATATCTTATTGTGGAATAGGTCTAGACAGTATTGGACCACCGGACCATGGAATGAAAGTTCGCATAATTTCAACCTGATTCCTGAAATGAGTATAGTTAATATCTGGGACTATACTATCTTCAATTATAGTTATGTTACAAATGAGAACGaaagttatttcacatattctCCTAAGAATCCTAAAATTGTATCTCGATACTCGATGTCTGCCTCGGGACAGATTCAAATACTAAAGATGGAGAATTCCAAGCAGTGGAAATTGGTTTGGTCTCAACCAAGACAGTGTGATGTTTATGCTTCTTGTGGGGCTTTCTCCAGTTGCAAACCCACATCCTTGAACTACTGCAAATGTTTGAAAGGCTTTGTGCCAAACCGGCAGAGTGATTGGGACTTGCAGATTTATTCTGGTGGATGTTCAAGAAGAACCAGTGTGAAGTGTGGGAATGCTACGGGAGACGGGTTTCTAAAAGTAAATAGCAAGTCATTGCCTGATAATAGACAATATGAAGGTGCTCTTAGTATCGAAAGTTGTAGATCAGCCTGCTTAAATGAATGCCAGTGCACTGCTTATAATTATGGCAGCGGCAATGGATGTTCACTCTGGCATGGAGATGTCTTGAATCTGCATGAAGTTGAAGCAAATGAAGGTGATAGAAGTACTTTATACATCAGAGCTGCAGCTTCTGACATCAAGGAAAAAC GTGTAATTAAGCCGTCCCTTTTGATTGCAATAGTCTCAACAATCACTGGTTTAATTGTTGTCGTTTTTGGCTGTTTCTTATGGAAGAAAACTACGGGAAAGAAAAG AGAGCAAAAGAAGAACCATAATGAGAGTAAAAGTAAAATTGATgttggaggtggaggtggaaggGATGATGCAGAACTACCGATCTTCGGTTTAAGGGCTGTAGTAGCTGCTACAAACAACTTTGCTGAAGCTAATAAACTCGGGGAGGGAGGATTTGGCCCTGTTTACAAG GGAATTCTGTCTGAAAATCAAGAAGTAGGCATTAAAAGGTTATCAAAAAAGTCAGGCCAAGGACACGAGGAGTTCATGAATGAGTTAAAACTTATTGCCAAGCTGCAACATACCAATCTCGTTAGGCTCTTGGGTTGCTGtcttgaagatgaggaaatGATATTGATCTACGAGTACATGCCCAATCGGAGCTTAGACAAACTTTTATTTG ATGCATCtgaaaaaattgaattaaattggGGAAGACGTTTTCGAATTATAGAAGGCATTGCTCAAGGAGTACTTTATATCCACAAGTACTCGAGATTGAAAATCATCCACAGGGACCTAAAAGCAAGTAACATATTGTTGGATGAAGCCTTGAATCCCAAAATTTCAGACTTTGGAATGGCAAGGATTTTCGGGATAAATCAGACTGAAGCAAATACAAATAGGGTTGTTGGCACATA CGGCTATATGTCACCCGAGTATGCAAGATATGGTCATTTTTCTGAGAAATTAGATGTATTCAGCTTCGGAGTGTTGTTGTTGGAGATTGTGAGCGGAAAGAAGAATGCTGCTTTTTATCGCTTTGAACATTCACCAACTCTTGCTGGATGG